A region of Nitrospinota bacterium DNA encodes the following proteins:
- a CDS encoding class I SAM-dependent methyltransferase: MSGVSAHYNNFLASHYTWMSGGRENKIAENLEFFDAWDISPKQKGQALDLGAGPGFGSIALSRRGFSVRAVDLCEKLLEEFRANAGNALVTIVHGDILEPENFGGHPVELVTLMGDTLTHLPSLESARELFKNIYNALSPNGKFLITYRDLSVERFGEQRFIPVQADADRILTCFLEYEPSRVNVYDLLYLRTPAGWLLSKSNYHKLRFSADEVERMLKTTGFAVVRREIVKGMTALMALRGK, encoded by the coding sequence ATGTCCGGCGTGTCAGCCCACTATAACAATTTTCTCGCCAGCCACTATACATGGATGAGCGGCGGGCGGGAAAACAAAATCGCCGAAAACCTGGAATTTTTTGACGCCTGGGACATATCGCCGAAACAGAAGGGCCAGGCGCTGGATCTGGGAGCAGGCCCGGGATTCGGTTCCATTGCGCTATCCCGAAGGGGTTTTAGCGTAAGGGCGGTGGATTTGTGCGAAAAACTTCTGGAGGAGTTTCGCGCCAACGCCGGGAACGCCCTTGTGACCATAGTTCATGGCGACATCCTCGAGCCTGAAAACTTTGGCGGCCACCCGGTGGAGCTTGTAACGCTGATGGGGGACACTCTCACGCATCTTCCCTCCCTTGAGTCGGCGAGGGAGCTGTTTAAAAATATTTACAACGCGCTTTCGCCAAACGGAAAGTTTCTGATAACTTACAGGGACCTGTCGGTGGAGCGTTTTGGCGAACAACGGTTCATCCCGGTACAGGCCGATGCCGACCGTATTTTAACCTGCTTTCTGGAGTACGAGCCAAGTCGGGTAAATGTTTACGATCTACTGTATTTAAGGACGCCAGCCGGGTGGCTGTTAAGCAAAAGTAACTATCACAAACTCCGGTTTTCTGCTGATGAAGTGGAACGAATGTTGAAAACCACCGGATTTGCGGTGGTTCGAAGGGAAATCGTGAAGGGCATGACCGCTCTCATGGCATTAAGGGGCAAATAA
- a CDS encoding molybdopterin molybdotransferase MoeA: MITVEQAREIIAGAVKPTSAVENVPLSQAAGRVLAAPVLSDVDIPPFNRVTMDGYAIVSSDGPGKYEVCEYVPAGAFPKVALTAGKVSRVMTGAPLPEGADAVIQVEKTGGFVEVGKMAQILEKSASGLNVAKMGEDLRKGDLVLPAGTRLEFPEISALAAVGAEPVPVFRLPSVAVLATGDELVPPSVKPQPGKIRDSNQYSLAAQLKAVGITPSLLGIAKDERDDLAQKMAEGKKHDFLLISGGVSEGDRDYVPEALDKAGYKILFRNVRVRPGKPLTFGAADDGKYVFGLPGNPVSTAVIFELFIRNALALFEGDTPAGRLQVETTLFFNFKRKKGEREEYVPVNLVWRDGGFIAEKVRYQGSGHFHALTAANGLIKVPVGVTEIAGGSKVEARFIREGR, from the coding sequence ATGATTACTGTTGAGCAGGCGCGGGAAATAATCGCAGGGGCTGTAAAACCCACCAGCGCGGTGGAAAATGTACCGCTGTCGCAAGCGGCTGGAAGGGTTTTGGCGGCGCCGGTGTTGTCTGATGTGGACATCCCACCCTTCAACCGGGTGACCATGGATGGATACGCCATTGTTTCCTCCGACGGGCCGGGGAAATACGAAGTTTGCGAATATGTGCCCGCGGGCGCGTTCCCAAAAGTTGCCCTCACAGCCGGGAAAGTGAGCCGGGTGATGACCGGAGCCCCTCTGCCTGAAGGGGCCGACGCGGTTATCCAGGTGGAAAAAACCGGCGGGTTTGTGGAAGTGGGCAAAATGGCGCAAATCCTCGAAAAATCGGCGTCCGGGTTAAACGTCGCAAAAATGGGTGAGGATCTGCGCAAGGGTGACTTGGTACTTCCGGCGGGTACAAGGCTGGAGTTCCCTGAGATATCCGCTCTGGCGGCAGTAGGGGCCGAGCCTGTACCGGTGTTCCGCCTTCCATCGGTTGCTGTGCTGGCCACAGGGGATGAACTTGTGCCGCCATCGGTTAAACCTCAACCCGGCAAGATAAGGGATAGCAACCAGTACTCGCTGGCCGCCCAGTTGAAGGCCGTGGGAATCACCCCAAGCCTGCTTGGCATAGCCAAAGACGAGCGGGACGATTTGGCGCAAAAAATGGCCGAAGGCAAGAAACACGATTTCCTGCTTATCTCCGGTGGCGTTTCGGAAGGGGATAGGGATTATGTGCCTGAGGCCCTGGATAAAGCTGGCTATAAAATACTTTTCCGCAACGTCCGGGTCCGGCCGGGCAAGCCGCTCACCTTCGGCGCCGCCGATGATGGAAAATATGTGTTCGGACTGCCGGGCAATCCAGTATCAACAGCGGTGATCTTTGAGCTGTTCATCCGCAACGCCCTGGCGTTATTCGAGGGCGATACTCCCGCAGGTAGATTACAAGTGGAGACCACGCTATTTTTCAACTTCAAGCGGAAGAAAGGGGAGAGGGAGGAGTATGTTCCTGTAAACCTTGTGTGGCGGGATGGGGGGTTTATTGCCGAAAAGGTGCGTTACCAGGGGTCTGGCCATTTTCATGCGCTTACCGCCGCCAACGGGTTGATAAAGGTTCCGGTGGGAGTTACGGAGATAGCCGGTGGGTCGAAAGTGGAAGCGAGGTTCATACGGGAGGGGCGGTAA
- a CDS encoding PhzF family phenazine biosynthesis protein codes for MIPILCVDAFATKPFSGNQAAVCFTDSAAVKKEDLGIDMQFTNYR; via the coding sequence ATGATTCCCATCCTCTGCGTTGACGCTTTCGCCACCAAGCCGTTCTCGGGCAACCAGGCGGCTGTGTGCTTTACGGATAGCGCCGCCGTGAAGAAGGAGGATTTGGGAATAGACATGCAGTTCACCAATTACAGGTGA
- a CDS encoding threonylcarbamoyl-AMP synthase: MKTLHMRPDRPDYSSLKEAADMVLAGGTIIYPTDTIYGLGCDVYSKTAIEKLARIKEREPGKPFSFICENVAQISEFAFVSNWAYRLMNRLLPGPYTFILEARKTGLPKKITSKRNTVGVRIPGNAICSKLVGLVGRPIVTTSVNFSGDEPITDPADLPVNFSSAVDLALSVGPLSSEPSTVLDLTRAEPQLIRQGKGEAIW; encoded by the coding sequence ATGAAAACTTTGCACATGCGCCCGGACAGGCCCGACTACTCATCGCTGAAGGAAGCGGCGGATATGGTGTTGGCTGGCGGAACCATCATCTACCCAACCGATACCATATACGGCCTGGGATGCGACGTTTACTCCAAGACCGCCATTGAAAAACTGGCCAGGATAAAAGAAAGGGAGCCGGGAAAACCCTTTTCGTTCATCTGCGAAAATGTGGCGCAGATAAGCGAGTTCGCCTTCGTGTCCAACTGGGCCTATCGCCTTATGAACAGGCTGTTGCCAGGGCCGTACACTTTCATACTTGAGGCGCGCAAAACCGGCCTTCCAAAAAAAATCACCAGCAAGCGCAACACCGTGGGGGTGCGTATCCCAGGCAACGCCATATGCTCAAAGCTTGTGGGGCTTGTGGGCAGGCCCATAGTAACCACCTCTGTGAACTTTTCCGGGGACGAGCCTATTACAGACCCGGCCGACCTGCCTGTAAATTTCTCGTCGGCGGTGGATCTGGCCCTTTCCGTGGGGCCGTTGAGCTCCGAACCCTCCACAGTGCTGGACCTTACCCGGGCGGAGCCCCAGCTTATCCGGCAGGGTAAAGGGGAAGCTATCTGGTAA
- the ispD gene encoding 2-C-methyl-D-erythritol 4-phosphate cytidylyltransferase — translation MPFENRKVAAIVPAGGAGTRMGMGGLKQFLSLNGKPIVYYPLAVLESSPLVDEIILVAPVENLEFCRREIVENLGFQKVSNIVAGGAARQDSVRLGFNALSVDTGLVLIHDGVRPFITIEMVAQTLAAAHEHGAATVAIKVKDTLKQARNGIITGSVDREDVVRIQTPQAFDYNVLKQAFEAAARDGFTGSDESSLTERAGIKTCIVEGAETNIKITTPDDLRVAAALLPILAQ, via the coding sequence ATGCCTTTCGAGAACCGAAAAGTGGCGGCCATTGTGCCTGCGGGCGGCGCTGGAACCCGCATGGGGATGGGAGGACTCAAGCAGTTCCTGTCGCTCAACGGCAAACCCATTGTTTATTACCCTCTTGCTGTGCTTGAATCCTCTCCGCTGGTGGACGAGATCATATTGGTGGCTCCCGTTGAAAACCTGGAGTTTTGCCGCAGGGAGATTGTTGAAAACCTCGGGTTCCAGAAAGTTTCAAATATCGTGGCGGGCGGCGCGGCCCGGCAGGATTCTGTCCGCCTCGGTTTCAACGCGCTTTCGGTGGACACCGGGCTGGTGCTAATCCACGACGGGGTACGGCCCTTTATCACCATCGAAATGGTGGCCCAAACCCTGGCCGCCGCCCATGAACATGGCGCCGCCACCGTGGCCATAAAGGTAAAGGACACGTTGAAACAGGCGCGGAACGGGATCATAACCGGAAGCGTGGACCGGGAAGATGTGGTGAGGATACAAACCCCCCAAGCCTTTGATTACAATGTGTTGAAACAGGCGTTTGAAGCGGCGGCGAGGGACGGGTTCACCGGTTCCGACGAGTCTTCACTCACCGAACGGGCTGGGATAAAAACCTGCATCGTTGAAGGGGCGGAGACAAATATAAAAATCACCACCCCCGATGATTTGCGCGTGGCGGCCGCCCTTCTGCCGATCTTGGCGCAGTAA
- a CDS encoding YajQ family cyclic di-GMP-binding protein, translated as MSKDSSFDIVCKTDLMEVTNAVNQTMAEIKQRFDFKGSNAEVKLDQKENSLALSAESETRLRSVTDILQSKLVKRGISLKALEYGDVEPAGGDTVRQKIKLQQGIPTEKAKEIVKLIKNLKLKVNASIQDEQVRVTAKSRDDLQTVIAAVKKEDLGIDMQFTNYR; from the coding sequence ATGTCCAAGGACAGTTCTTTCGACATCGTCTGCAAGACCGACCTTATGGAAGTGACCAACGCCGTTAACCAGACCATGGCGGAGATCAAACAGAGGTTCGATTTTAAAGGCTCCAACGCCGAGGTGAAGCTGGACCAGAAGGAGAACTCGCTGGCATTGTCCGCCGAGAGCGAGACCAGGCTTAGAAGCGTTACGGACATTTTGCAGTCCAAGCTGGTAAAACGCGGCATATCGTTAAAGGCGCTGGAATACGGGGATGTGGAGCCAGCCGGGGGCGACACCGTGCGGCAGAAAATAAAGCTCCAGCAGGGCATACCCACGGAAAAGGCCAAGGAGATAGTGAAGCTGATCAAGAACCTGAAACTCAAGGTGAACGCCTCCATCCAGGACGAGCAGGTTCGCGTTACCGCCAAAAGCCGGGACGACCTGCAAACCGTCATCGCCGCCGTGAAGAAGGAGGATTTGGGGATAGACATGCAGTTCACCAATTACAGGTGA
- a CDS encoding type II toxin-antitoxin system HicB family antitoxin, with protein MRYKVIIMSDPEYGGYVVDVPELPGCMSQGKTMDEALENIKDAIKGWLTAEEKKGNIERQEFSDIFLGEVTV; from the coding sequence ATGCGATACAAAGTGATAATAATGAGCGATCCTGAATACGGCGGCTATGTCGTGGATGTTCCCGAGCTCCCCGGGTGCATGAGCCAGGGGAAAACCATGGATGAGGCTCTGGAGAACATAAAGGACGCGATTAAGGGTTGGTTGACCGCCGAAGAGAAAAAAGGAAACATCGAGCGGCAGGAGTTCTCTGACATCTTCCTTGGCGAGGTTACGGTGTGA
- a CDS encoding DEAD/DEAH box helicase, whose amino-acid sequence MAFAVSDFIEELKRRREIGANIIHHRAIPGKTPDYADLPENIHPALRQKLSGMGLSRVYSHQAQAIESAIRGENVIVATPTASGKTLCYTVPVINEILNDKNSTALFLFPLKALARDQLKSFNELCYGLPQGIQAEVFDGDVRPHVRKRIMTSVPRVIFTNPDMLHLSMLPGHGKWEEFFKRLKYIVVDEAHTYRGVFGSHVAQVFRRLARITESYRSNPSFIACSATIKNPGSFAETLTGKMFTVVDNSGAPRPGGHFIFYNTEGSPYTDASRLFRYSVNAGFKTIAFTKARKITELIYTWSIQAEPELAGRIGNYRAGFLPEERRKIENDLFTGKMDGVITTSALEMGVDIGGLDVCVLVGYPGSIINTWQRGGRVGRGDREFLIIMVAQPDALDQHFIKNPDDFFNRGFEAAILDPGNVNILKAHIACAAAELPITPEDKQFNPTTFKTLFAEMEGEGKLALSIENSRWLSRRLRPWRDVDIRSAGETFAIFGPDGKTVIGKISGSRVYSEGHEGAVYLHMGRQYIVKKLDLEKKAIHVAPMDERYYTRPRSEKETEILETLNVKQVGGYKVSLGRLKVTEQVTGYEKRSIFGQESLGVFDLSMPLTEFETVGFWIELDDATREEVERRGYGFMGGIHAFEHASIALFPLFALCDRDDIGGISYPHYPGIGKPAIFFYDGYPGGVGLSEAGFNQAEDLWRDTLKLVSECPCDEGCPSCIHSPKCGSGNKPLDKRGAKLILEYICGIKKPSGERAGPDITVTAPLTTPSVKEETVYYNPAPDKRIVFFDLETQKGANEVGGWDKLDAMRLAVGVVYDSIEKKYIRYWEKDAPGLIEKLIEADLVVGFNHVRFDYGVLAAYTKADLKRETKNFDIMLDVWNRLGHRLSLDHLATATLNRGKTADGLQSLKWWADGEHEMVAVYCESDVEVTKTLFEFGLENQHLIYRMKSGEAVRLQLEWDLDKIIASAAQQAKTAPQRKIKF is encoded by the coding sequence ATGGCCTTCGCCGTTTCCGACTTTATCGAGGAACTGAAGCGGCGCCGGGAGATCGGCGCCAACATAATCCATCACCGAGCCATCCCCGGAAAAACTCCCGATTACGCCGATCTGCCCGAAAACATCCATCCGGCGCTAAGGCAAAAGCTGTCTGGTATGGGCCTTTCCAGGGTGTATAGCCATCAGGCCCAGGCTATTGAGTCCGCCATCCGGGGGGAGAACGTCATCGTGGCCACTCCCACCGCTTCGGGGAAAACCCTGTGTTACACCGTTCCGGTCATAAACGAAATCCTCAACGATAAAAACTCCACGGCGCTTTTCCTGTTCCCGTTGAAGGCTCTGGCGCGGGACCAGCTAAAATCGTTCAACGAGCTTTGCTACGGACTGCCCCAGGGAATCCAGGCGGAAGTTTTTGACGGGGACGTGCGGCCCCACGTCCGCAAGAGGATAATGACCTCCGTGCCCAGGGTGATCTTCACCAATCCGGACATGCTTCACCTGTCCATGCTCCCCGGCCACGGCAAATGGGAGGAGTTTTTCAAGCGGCTCAAGTACATCGTGGTGGACGAGGCGCATACATACCGGGGCGTGTTCGGCTCCCACGTGGCGCAGGTGTTCCGCCGCCTGGCGCGGATCACCGAAAGTTACCGCTCCAACCCGTCGTTCATCGCCTGCTCGGCCACCATAAAAAATCCCGGATCCTTCGCCGAAACCCTCACAGGAAAAATGTTCACGGTGGTGGACAATTCCGGCGCGCCGCGTCCCGGCGGGCATTTTATTTTCTACAACACCGAGGGTAGCCCATACACCGACGCTTCCCGGCTGTTCCGCTATTCGGTGAACGCCGGGTTCAAGACGATAGCGTTCACCAAGGCGCGGAAGATAACGGAGCTTATATACACCTGGTCCATCCAGGCCGAGCCGGAGCTGGCGGGGCGGATAGGCAACTATCGCGCCGGGTTCCTGCCCGAGGAGCGCCGGAAAATAGAGAACGACCTGTTCACCGGCAAGATGGACGGGGTTATAACCACCTCGGCGCTGGAGATGGGGGTGGACATCGGCGGGCTGGACGTGTGCGTTCTTGTGGGATACCCCGGCTCCATCATAAACACCTGGCAGAGGGGCGGCCGCGTGGGCCGGGGCGACCGGGAGTTCCTGATAATCATGGTGGCCCAGCCCGACGCGCTGGACCAGCATTTCATTAAGAACCCGGACGATTTTTTCAACCGGGGTTTCGAGGCGGCCATTTTGGATCCGGGCAACGTGAACATTCTAAAAGCCCACATCGCCTGCGCCGCGGCGGAGCTTCCCATAACACCGGAGGATAAACAGTTCAACCCAACAACGTTCAAAACGCTTTTCGCGGAAATGGAAGGGGAAGGAAAACTGGCGTTATCCATCGAAAACAGCCGCTGGCTCTCCCGCAGATTGCGCCCTTGGAGGGATGTGGACATCCGTTCCGCCGGGGAGACTTTCGCCATTTTCGGCCCCGACGGAAAAACCGTTATCGGCAAAATATCCGGCTCCCGGGTCTATTCCGAGGGGCATGAGGGGGCGGTGTATCTCCACATGGGAAGGCAATACATCGTCAAAAAGCTGGATTTGGAGAAGAAGGCCATCCACGTTGCCCCCATGGACGAACGATACTACACCCGGCCCAGGAGCGAGAAAGAGACGGAGATACTGGAAACTTTAAACGTCAAACAGGTGGGCGGCTACAAGGTTAGCCTGGGCAGGCTGAAAGTTACCGAACAGGTGACAGGTTATGAGAAACGCTCCATCTTCGGTCAGGAATCGCTGGGTGTGTTCGACCTTTCCATGCCCTTAACCGAGTTTGAAACCGTGGGGTTCTGGATAGAGCTGGACGACGCCACCCGTGAAGAGGTGGAACGGCGCGGGTACGGTTTTATGGGGGGCATCCACGCCTTCGAACACGCCTCCATAGCCCTGTTCCCCCTGTTTGCCCTGTGCGACAGGGACGATATCGGCGGCATTTCATATCCGCACTATCCGGGGATCGGCAAACCGGCCATATTCTTCTACGACGGTTATCCGGGCGGGGTAGGGTTGTCCGAGGCAGGGTTCAACCAAGCCGAAGACCTTTGGCGGGATACTTTAAAGTTGGTTTCGGAATGCCCGTGCGACGAAGGGTGCCCCTCGTGCATCCACTCACCAAAATGCGGCTCCGGCAACAAGCCGCTGGACAAACGGGGGGCGAAGTTGATACTGGAATATATCTGCGGAATTAAAAAACCGTCGGGAGAGCGGGCGGGGCCGGACATAACCGTTACCGCCCCGTTAACCACTCCATCAGTGAAGGAAGAAACCGTGTACTACAACCCGGCGCCTGACAAGCGCATAGTGTTTTTCGACCTGGAGACCCAGAAAGGCGCCAACGAGGTGGGCGGTTGGGACAAGCTGGACGCCATGAGGCTGGCCGTTGGCGTGGTGTACGATTCCATCGAAAAAAAGTACATCCGCTACTGGGAGAAAGACGCGCCTGGGCTGATTGAAAAACTTATCGAGGCGGACCTGGTGGTGGGATTCAACCATGTGAGGTTCGACTATGGGGTTCTGGCCGCATACACAAAGGCGGACTTAAAACGCGAAACGAAAAATTTCGACATAATGCTGGACGTGTGGAACCGGCTGGGGCACAGGCTTAGCCTGGACCATCTGGCCACGGCAACGCTGAACCGGGGCAAGACCGCCGATGGATTGCAGTCGCTGAAATGGTGGGCCGATGGCGAGCACGAGATGGTGGCCGTGTATTGCGAGTCTGACGTGGAGGTTACCAAAACGCTGTTCGAGTTCGGGCTGGAGAACCAGCATTTGATATACCGTATGAAAAGCGGCGAGGCCGTGCGGCTCCAACTGGAGTGGGATTTGGACAAGATAATCGCCTCAGCGGCCCAACAGGCCAAGACGGCTCCACAAAGGAAGATAAAGTTCTAA
- a CDS encoding PilZ domain-containing protein, producing MKATMEGPKRLRAHSRVPSVKLTAIDMLGEFGEVAESTMGRTLNISEGGMMLELTRPLPLLSEVTLNVAFEKDIIPLSGQIVHLKVNDEGRIEAGIRFTRMDEIAREKLRRNIRH from the coding sequence ATGAAGGCTACCATGGAAGGGCCGAAGCGGCTTCGAGCCCATTCGAGGGTGCCGAGCGTAAAGCTCACCGCTATTGATATGCTGGGTGAATTCGGCGAAGTGGCCGAATCCACCATGGGCCGAACCCTTAACATATCCGAAGGCGGCATGATGCTGGAACTCACCCGCCCCCTGCCCCTGCTGTCGGAAGTCACGCTAAACGTGGCTTTCGAGAAGGACATTATCCCGTTGTCAGGCCAGATAGTGCATCTGAAGGTCAACGACGAGGGGCGTATAGAGGCGGGCATCCGGTTTACCAGGATGGACGAAATCGCCCGGGAAAAATTGCGGAGGAACATCAGGCATTAG
- a CDS encoding nucleotidyltransferase domain-containing protein has product MITKVGMIRRQIVESQTLYAQIVETLWAYPAGMMYGSFVKKGVKGHSYLYHQYSVDGKQKQFYLGEAAGELVELVETWRSMGRELERLTAMALAGGCLRSDPGSEAVMMRFSESGWFRGGGVLVGSHAFAALGNILGVKWEKEALKTRDVDMAAPDRIAIATKPGIGKVIEEMGYSPIPGLNPKYPPTSYIHRKKRIIIDILTPETGRPVPHPKSLPGCGVSAMPLRFLDYLLDDSVQAAILSSTAVAVRVPNPARFAFHKLILADRRDVSSQVKAKKDLLQAESLFSVLLETRPGDINIAYEALLKRRWEKHIKRGFDNMGKETRERLKEKLG; this is encoded by the coding sequence ATGATAACCAAGGTTGGCATGATCCGTCGGCAGATTGTCGAATCCCAAACGCTTTACGCGCAGATAGTAGAGACGTTGTGGGCGTATCCCGCAGGTATGATGTACGGTTCTTTTGTTAAGAAAGGGGTCAAGGGGCATTCATACCTGTATCATCAATACTCCGTTGACGGAAAGCAGAAGCAGTTCTATCTGGGCGAGGCGGCTGGCGAGCTGGTGGAACTGGTGGAGACCTGGCGGAGCATGGGGCGGGAACTTGAACGGCTGACCGCAATGGCTCTAGCGGGAGGCTGTTTGAGAAGCGATCCAGGCTCCGAGGCGGTGATGATGCGTTTCTCTGAAAGCGGCTGGTTTCGGGGGGGCGGAGTTTTAGTGGGATCCCATGCTTTTGCCGCATTAGGCAACATACTGGGGGTTAAGTGGGAAAAAGAGGCGCTTAAAACAAGAGATGTGGACATGGCGGCTCCGGACCGCATAGCTATAGCCACAAAACCGGGAATCGGCAAGGTGATAGAAGAAATGGGCTATTCACCTATCCCCGGATTAAATCCCAAATATCCTCCCACATCGTACATTCACAGGAAGAAGCGGATAATAATAGACATACTAACTCCGGAAACCGGCCGTCCAGTTCCCCATCCAAAAAGCCTTCCTGGATGCGGCGTGAGCGCCATGCCGCTTCGTTTCCTGGATTATCTGTTGGACGATTCGGTTCAAGCCGCAATCTTATCGTCAACAGCGGTGGCCGTGCGGGTTCCGAATCCGGCGCGATTCGCTTTCCACAAGCTGATATTGGCCGATCGGCGCGATGTGTCCTCGCAAGTAAAAGCAAAAAAAGACCTGCTTCAAGCCGAAAGCCTGTTCAGCGTATTATTGGAAACCCGGCCTGGCGATATAAACATCGCCTATGAAGCGTTGCTGAAACGCCGATGGGAAAAGCATATCAAACGCGGGTTTGATAACATGGGGAAGGAAACCAGGGAGAGGCTGAAGGAAAAACTGGGATGA
- the thrS gene encoding threonine--tRNA ligase, translated as MTDVHAMRHSAAHVMAEAIQRLYPDAQFAYGPETEDGFYYDVKIPSHSLTEADLPKIEKVMKEIAKGGHPFTREETAREEALKMFAGQKFKAITLETMLKDEKSVSIYRQAGFLDLCRGPHVENTRDIGAFRLNKVSGSYWLGDAKNEPLQRVYGLCFPTQAELDAYEKMMEEAKKRDHRLLAKQLKLFTWRDEGPGFPFMLPSGKTIFNLLIDYNRKKNAARSYVEVSTPQMLVEDLWHTSGHAEYYRENMYFSTVDERQFAIKPMNCPGAMLLYKEELRSYRDLPMRVAEFGLVHRHELSGVLHGLFRVRAFTQDDAHVYCSMDDLKAEIKDIVDYTIEVYRDFGFNEYVIYIATRPDKAIGDPAVWDMATEVLKESLDEKGLAYKIKDKEGAFYGPKIEFNVKDCIGRQWQLGTAQVDFFLPERFGLEYVAPDGSMQRPAMVHRAIFGSLERFIGILIEHTMGAFPAWLAPTQAIVLPITDGQNEYSRGLKDRLIAAGVRAEVDDSAERVQKKIRSAQLMKIPYMLVVGGREAESGAVAVRLRTGKDLGAMPLEKFIEGLRAVEMARANELWAGLEE; from the coding sequence ATGACCGATGTTCACGCCATGCGCCATTCGGCGGCGCACGTGATGGCCGAAGCCATTCAGAGGCTTTATCCCGACGCCCAGTTCGCCTACGGGCCGGAGACTGAGGACGGTTTCTATTACGACGTCAAAATACCATCCCACTCCCTTACCGAGGCGGACCTGCCAAAGATAGAAAAGGTGATGAAGGAGATAGCCAAAGGGGGACATCCGTTCACGCGGGAGGAGACCGCCCGCGAGGAGGCGCTGAAGATGTTCGCGGGGCAGAAATTCAAGGCCATCACCCTTGAAACCATGCTCAAGGACGAGAAGAGCGTGTCTATCTACCGTCAGGCCGGGTTTTTGGACCTGTGCCGTGGCCCCCACGTGGAGAATACCAGGGATATCGGCGCGTTCAGGTTGAACAAGGTGTCCGGAAGCTATTGGCTGGGGGACGCGAAAAACGAGCCGCTCCAGCGGGTGTACGGCCTTTGTTTCCCCACCCAAGCGGAGCTGGACGCCTACGAGAAAATGATGGAGGAGGCCAAGAAACGGGATCACCGCCTGCTGGCCAAACAGCTAAAACTGTTCACCTGGCGCGACGAGGGGCCGGGGTTCCCCTTCATGCTCCCTTCGGGCAAGACCATTTTCAACCTGCTAATAGACTATAACCGCAAGAAAAACGCCGCCCGGAGTTATGTGGAGGTATCCACCCCGCAAATGCTGGTGGAAGACCTGTGGCATACCTCCGGTCATGCGGAGTATTACCGGGAGAACATGTATTTCTCCACGGTGGACGAGCGGCAGTTCGCCATAAAGCCCATGAACTGCCCCGGCGCCATGTTGCTTTACAAAGAAGAACTGCGCTCCTACCGCGACCTGCCCATGCGCGTGGCGGAATTCGGCCTGGTGCATAGGCATGAGCTCTCCGGCGTGCTACACGGCCTGTTCCGGGTGCGCGCCTTCACCCAGGACGACGCCCATGTTTATTGTTCGATGGATGACCTGAAAGCCGAGATTAAAGATATCGTGGACTACACCATAGAGGTCTATCGCGATTTCGGCTTCAACGAGTATGTCATATACATCGCCACCAGGCCGGACAAGGCCATTGGCGACCCGGCGGTGTGGGACATGGCGACAGAGGTGCTGAAGGAGTCGCTGGATGAAAAAGGGCTGGCCTACAAGATAAAAGACAAGGAAGGCGCTTTCTACGGGCCGAAGATAGAGTTCAACGTGAAAGACTGCATCGGCCGCCAGTGGCAGTTGGGCACGGCGCAGGTGGACTTTTTCCTGCCGGAGCGGTTCGGGCTGGAATATGTGGCGCCGGACGGGAGCATGCAACGGCCCGCCATGGTTCACCGCGCCATATTCGGCTCGCTGGAGCGGTTCATCGGCATACTCATAGAACACACCATGGGCGCCTTCCCCGCGTGGCTGGCTCCGACGCAGGCCATCGTTTTGCCCATCACCGACGGGCAGAACGAATACTCCAGAGGTTTGAAGGACAGGTTAATAGCCGCGGGGGTTCGCGCCGAGGTGGACGATTCCGCCGAGCGGGTGCAGAAAAAAATCCGGAGCGCCCAGCTTATGAAGATCCCCTACATGCTGGTGGTGGGCGGACGGGAGGCCGAAAGCGGCGCCGTGGCCGTCCGTTTGCGGACCGGGAAAGATTTGGGCGCCATGCCGCTGGAAAAGTTTATAGAAGGCCTGCGCGCCGTGGAGATGGCGCGGGCCAATGAGCTTTGGGCCGGATTGGAGGAGTAG
- a CDS encoding type II toxin-antitoxin system HicA family toxin — MGLLANISGKDALKAFAKLGYKLDHQTGSHMIIIHDSRATLSVPNHKELAPGLLRGLIRKSGFTVEEFMRYM; from the coding sequence ATGGGGCTCCTCGCCAATATTTCCGGTAAGGACGCTCTAAAGGCTTTCGCCAAACTGGGATATAAACTCGACCATCAGACTGGAAGTCACATGATTATCATTCACGACTCAAGGGCCACCCTTTCGGTACCTAATCACAAAGAATTAGCTCCCGGTCTGCTTCGTGGATTAATTCGTAAAAGCGGATTTACCGTTGAAGAATTCATGCGGTACATGTAA